One Plasmodium berghei ANKA genome assembly, chromosome: 13 genomic region harbors:
- a CDS encoding NAD(P) transhydrogenase, putative has translation MIKLIGLIVLFLHLIGHNHCRLNLRNNLNNYYEQINERNNNKRDNSFQIKLPIINFPSENNIDYNYKKNDRKQEHTILLNNDKIEAPSYSFIPSLLNSIYLFSSICFILCLTGLNDHKTSKRGNVLGVIGVLSAIIVTFSQVGFGFRYELFFLIVTLSTLIGIYIAHNVSMVHLPQLVALFHSFVGLAALLVGFSKFHSEYFENYEMNTIYLVEIYLGTFIGAIIFIGSLVASGKLSGIIDSKSLQLKIKKLINIVDIVIIIILGYYFINIKSFYLKTICLYISLFVDLFLGFHLVASVGAADMPVLISVLNSYSGFSTVISGFLLHNNLLIISGSLIGSSGAILSYIMCIGMNRDIFNIILGGWDNYEVNYDQKEGDINSEFIQNKDNHDAKKKTKLVNSTTHKYVAESLINAKNIVIVPGYGTAISKCQRELAQMYTILKSRNIQVNFAIHPVAGRMPGHLNVLLAEANIPYNAVKEMNEINSKISNVDLVLVVGANDIINPSSLDPKSKIYGMPVIEVWKSKKVIILKRSLSSGYSAIDNPLFYFSNTHMLFGDAKHSTNQLLTILNDYMGYRRSDFSIIKDSIINEDKKETSSLYSISDNNENNYDFEILMEEEYPKPRKIIGLVRDENADLYVSRDVLDENNEEQIKHAEGDENQTWPNGIHNKIQKSDVNLSIVPIIPHFIPKLRKMGFRILAEKNIGEKIQIQDEEYIKYGAEIVSRESIFAKSNIILKVDPPSEKFINKIESNTTLISYLWPSINQDLLKQAVENNENNKTKKINITYIAIDEVPRFTKAQKLDVRSSMSNLQGYRAVVEAFFTLPRFSKYSITAAGKINPARVFVIGAGVAGLQSIITAKSMGSIVYAYDPRYTAEEEVNSCGGIFIKNPIKICEEKNIQDEEYIKMQNILFKKIIKKCDVLICSASILGKTSPKLVSTEMIKLMKRGSVAVDLSTEFGDKKNNWGGNIECSVSNKNVIINGVHVLGRDKIERNMPLQASELFSMNMINLLEEMGGGLQFNVDMNNDIIKELVIIKDGNILYSPNKIVEDLTKSNSVFIKEKKEDIESYSKNTIIYPTGTRLIETFIESDFYFYISLLFVIIIAFLIGTMFSQSDLHHLFLFALSIIVGYFCVWSIAPSLHTPLMSVTNALSGIIIIGSMIEYGSGFKSLSSILSMIATFLSAVNLSGGFYVTKRMLDMFVK, from the exons ATGATAAAACTCATTGGGTTaattgttttgtttttgcATCTGATTGGACATAACCATTGTAGATTAAATTTGAGAAATAATCTAAACAACTACTATGAACAAATAAACGAAAGAAACAATAATAAGAGAGATAACAGTTTTCAGATAAAATTAccaataattaattttccATCTGAGAATAATATAGactataattataaaaaaaatgatagaAAACAAGAACACACCATTTTATtgaataatgataaaatagaaGCTCCGTCTTATTCGTTCATACcatcattattaaattctatttatttgttttcgtcgatatgttttatattatgtttaACTGGATTAAATGATCACAAAACATCAAAGCGAGGGAATGTATTAGGGGTTATTGGTGTATTATCTGCAATAATAGTAACATTTAGTCAAGTTGGATTTGGATTTAgatatgaattattttttttgatagtTACCCTATCTACATTAATAGGGATATATATTGCACATAACGTTAGTATGGTCCATTTGCCTCAGTTAGTTGCATTGTTTCATAGTTTTGTTGGGCTAGCTGCTTTATTAGTTggattttcaaaatttcaTTCAGAATATTTTGAGAATTATGAAATGAacacaatatatttagtgGAGATATATTTAGGAACATTTATTGGCgcaattatatttattggtTCATTAGTTGCATCAGGAAAATTAAGTGGAATCATTGATAGCAAGTCAttacaattaaaaataaaaaagttgataaatattgtcgatattgttattattataatattggggtattattttataaatataaaatctttttatttaaaaaccatttgtttatatatttcattatttgtaGACTTATTTCTTGGTTTCCATTTAGTAGCATCTGTAGGTGCAGCAGATATGCCTGTTCTTATAAGTGTATTAAATTCGTATTCTGGTTTTTCTACAGTAATAAGTggttttttattacataataatttgttaataatatcaGGATCGCTAATTGGTTCATCTGGAGCAATTTTATCTTATATTATGTGTATAGGAATGAACAgagatatatttaatattatattaggTGGATGGGATAATTATGAAGTAAACTATGATCAAAAAGAAGGTGATATTAACAGCGAATTTATTCAAAACAAGGATAATCATGacgcaaaaaaaaaaactaaattAGTGAATTCAACAacacataaatatgttGCTGAAAGTTTGATCAATGCTAAAAACATAGTTATTGTACCAGGATATGGTACGGCTATAAGTAAATGCCAACGAGAATTAGCCCAAATGTACACTATTTTAAAATCTAGAAATATCCAAGTTAATTTTGCTATACATCCAGTTGCCGGAAGAATGCCAGGACATTTGAATGTACTTTTAGCCGAGGCTAATATACCATATAATGCTGTTAAAGAAATGAATGAAattaattcaaaaatatcaaatgTTGATTTAGTTTTAGTTGTTGGAGCTAATGATATTATCAATCCATCTTCCTTAGATCCTAAAAGTAAAATCTATGGAATGCCAGTGATTGAAGTTTGGAAATCTAAAAAAGTTATTATACTAAAAAGAAGTTTAAGTAGCGGATATTCTGCTATTGACAAtccattattttatttttcaaatacaCATATGCTTTTTGGAGACGCTAAGCATTCAACTAATCAACTTTTGACGATCCTAAATGATTATATGGGTTATAGGCGATCTGATTTTTCAATAATCAAAGACtctataataaatgaagaCAAGAAAGAAACAAGCTCTTTGTATTCCATTTCGGATAATaacgaaaataattatgattttGAAATTTTAATGGAAGAAGAATATCCCAAACctagaaaaataataggaTTGGTAAGGGATGAAAATGCTGATTTATATGTAAGCAGGGATGTATtggatgaaaataatgaagaacAAATCAAACATGCGGAAGGGGATGAAAACCAAACATGGCCAAATGGTATACATAACAAAATCCAAAAATCAGATGTTAATTTATCGATAGTTCCTATTATTCCACATTTCATTCCAAAGCTAAGAAAAATGGGTTTTAGAATTTTGGCCGAGAAAAACATAGgagaaaaaatacaaatacaAGATGaggaatatattaaatacgGTGCTGAAATTGTTTCACGCGAATCCATTTTTGCCAAaagtaatattatattaaaagttGATCCACCAAGTGagaaatttataaataaaatagaaagCAACACTACATTAATTAGTTATTTATGGCCAAGTATTAATCAAGACCTTTTAAAACAAGCCgtagaaaataatgaaaataataagacAAAAAAGAttaatattacatatatagcTATTGACGAAGTTCCTAGATTTACTAAGGCACAAAAATTAGATGTTAGAAGTTCTATGAGTAATTTACAAGGGTATCGAGCTGTTGTAGAAGCATTTTTTACCTTGCCACGATTTAGTAAATATTCTATTACCGCAGCAGGGAAAATTAATCCTGCACGTGTTTTTGTTATTGGAGCGGGAGTAGCAGGATTACAATCAATTATAACTGCAAAAAGCATGGGTTCTAttgtatatgcatatgaTCCTAGATATACAGCGGAAGAAGAAGTAAACAGTTGTGGtggaatatttataaaaaatccaataaaaatatgtgaaGAAAAGAATATACAAGAcgaagaatatataaaaatgcaaaatatattgtttaaaaaaattattaaaaaatgtgatgttttaatttgttcAGCTTCAATACTTGGAAAAACATCACCAAAATTGGTATCTACAGAAATGATcaaattaatgaaaagGGGTAGTGTAGCCGTTGATTTATCTACTGAATTTGgtgacaaaaaaaataattgggGAGGAAATATTGAATGTTCTGTgtctaataaaaatgttattataaatgGAGTTCATGTGTTAGGAAGAGATAAAATCGAAAGAAATATGCCACTACAAGCTTCggaattattttctatgaatatgataaatttgTTAGAAGAAATGGGAGGAGGATTGCAATTTAATGTAGATATGaataatgatattataaaagagctggttattataaaagatggtaatatattatactcACCTAATAAAATCGTTGAGGATTTAACTAAGAGTAATAGtgtatttataaaagaaaaaaaagaagatatTGAATcttattcaaaaaatacaattatatatccTACTGGCACGCGTTTAATCGAAACTTTTATCGAATCTgatttttacttttatatatctCTTCTTTTTGTAATTATTATTGCTTTTCTAATTGGAACCATGTTTTCACAGTCAGATTTgcatcatttatttttgtttgcTTTGTCTATTATTGTTGGTTATTTCTGTGTGTGGTCAATAGCGCCATCTCTACATACACCATTGATGTCTGTCACAAATGCG CTATCTggaattataataataggaAGCATGATTGAATATGGAAGCGGATTTAAAAGTTTAAGTTCAATTTTATCAATGATTGCTACATTTTTATCTGCTGTGAATTTATCAG gaGGATTTTATGTCACAAAAAGAATGCTTGATATgtttgtaaaataa
- a CDS encoding RAP protein, putative yields MMRICGSLTKLRKLRNHSYENVKFFTTIRKNRKDTLKIVAKINKDILKSGNVLEIIKIVKDNEKNTNIINHVTFLHRLMQIIHQNNNDASYAKNKKYINIEIEKRIKIIFAYLSNNKENLKKVNNYNKRLFSSFVWSLSKYFILLKENAQDYFFKGVEDFTFQECPNYKGKNSKIFTNHEKSANSNNSTIVNHIVNVEDPNKGSHICKFKCERICKQNITKIKSKIFSNLDWKQYDNHIQPKNNIREGNHITLSNVYLNLLLKYANTYLPHLNPSRHVLLLWSLSKLNKNSKEIHENYYKQSLNIIPQLKDNESIILLYSYSYVNFKVFDFYQKIKKLIMNRNIHKKIVYEKNYESLISMLLSFSNQNIFFQDLYKSTINSILETNNFLSNLRKKNLIRFIFCIFKLPHIYLQNENTFVKNQIEPISLWKNVILYELLKKKVMKKCDKLFPLDEDINCSIRRNSFFDTIYKDKYPLGDVILLLWSLSLKYIYSAKLFLYTCIKLNSLLKSYNFINNYFQMLTNFYLSLLSLMLEDQDYINLYFNKNEANALSLLYDYLSIHMDKFVILKDIINMNTRHNNDVEISNMQENIFYIISNYFKSSKNVIVLLEYKNVINISMDILLYRNEKFHHINLPKKQNDHNCSYISFLGKNSFKDTMLGPYFPEKKMNQKHICTINNFTNFIARKNKHHNLQNDSPALYLTNRKNIHTTYARFFSTIGKNDIGEQFYHPNECINLKNCVAFSSEIEGTVKDPEKATTNMYRFINKIKNISSEECSDQLKIICNDLIFLFSNNFIYIKKYDVISFFYKFSSFFPIFCKMKNQLYNASEVVKLFSFFINFTTFTFFPYLEKNINKNKERNLNLFIDVCWTYFRYMKYLIVLSKKINLNINMSPELEQINTIISNELDKTQNIFNHTIKRKITDGSMIAELSSKNMSLLISIFLHLKNSTDIINYLQKNNFFNIKFYIKDVICILSALLKSDYAWKDLEFFFCKMFVENIAYSDIKNLVEFTYLCAELKCNHDFIKSAIRNRINLIINLPEIGENKKSEEGIESKQNIKCSCDEVAYKFIENFTPNELAFFARNCYRMHCFDRAFFDLLCDTTMKKLNSLNLTNACIILPCLSRVYCIKNIWKKGDEYAGEKKEIINKEINIKIENNDYLEKNISSCRYKIPESLKVLIKHIENEIIQKNKNISLHNLCYFMESITLLKIENKKLYNLCINETLKKIQNFVYNEKEIKIIGKILWCLSYYHKTEYLFSHKIINFLLKYKLYQYPIPENFISFFLYFIKSRVYNKKIFYNIGRSTIVNITINNYFTTSEEKRSNIKLNVITELYATMAWAYAFTYFHNGDIEIANFDAYTNIKGNVGIFASKAENSCKHSDKNYDNKEISKCKGIVSASNHVQLRYTKKDEMFLKEIYDYIFNEIKILHKYRELSFLLLARYLWGVSIVNLINDDTINFINIYNWNEIKIYEQNPMYLHMVFTLWLRLKYYYAHLKLSKNFLNFIDKITHILKKIYIKNGLNKDNLSTFHVQISKILDKFNVKYTNEYITKDLLIIDIIIILKECKEKIAIEIDGPSHHLLDLSDLHENTSINDNKKYLQCGTTYFKNFLLKKNGWEVINIPSYEWNKIKKEDRDYYIIQKLSNCSSSLKRYFVKNNEIL; encoded by the exons ATGATGAGAATTTGTGGATCACTTACCAAATTACGGAAATTACGAAATCATTCTTATGAAAATGTTAAGTTCTTTACAAcaataagaaaaaatcgAAAGGATACATTGAAAATCGttgcaaaaataaataaggatattttaaaaagtgGCAATGttttagaaataataaaaatagtaaaagataatgaaaaaaatacgaATATAATTAATCATGTTACATTTCTCCATAGGTTAATGCAAATAATACATCAAAACAATAATGATGCTAGTTATgctaaaaacaaaaaatatataaatatagaaatagAGAAAAggataaaaattatatttgcCTATTTAAGCAATAAcaaagaaaatttaaagaaggtgaataattataataaacgATTGTTCTCATCTTTTGTTTGGTCGCTTagcaaatattttatattattaaaagagAATGCTCaggattatttttttaaagggGTAGAAGATTTTACTTTTCAAGAATGTCCAAATTATAAGGGAAAAAATTCCAAGATATTTACTAATCATGAGAAAAGCGCAAATAGCAATAATAGTACCATCGTTAATCACATTGTAAATGTTGAAGATCCTAATAAAGGCTCGCATATATGCAAGTTCAAATGTGAAAGGATATGTAAACAAAACATaactaaaataaaaagtaaaattttttcaaactTGGACTGGAAACAATATGATAACCATATACaaccaaaaaataatattcgTGAGGGAAATCACATAACCCTTTCTAATGTGTATCTAAATTTGCtattaaaatatgcaaataCGTATTTACCACATTTGAATCCATCAAGACATGTTCTTCTTCTTTGGTCTTTAagtaaattaaataaaaattcaaaagaaattcatgaaaattattataagcaaagtttaaatattatcccacaattaaaagataacgaatcaattattttattatattcatattccTATGTAAACTTTAAAGTCTTtgatttttatcaaaaaataaaaaaattaattatgaatagaaatatccataaaaaaattgtgtaTGAAAAAAACTATGAATCATTAATTAGTATGCTTTTATCCTTTTcaaatcaaaatattttttttcaagaTTTATACAAGAGCACAATAAATAGTATTTTAGAAACAAATAACTTTTTGAGCAATTTACgaaagaaaaatttaataagatttatattttgcataTTCAAATTACCACACATATACTTGCAGAATGAGAATACGTTTGTTAAGAATCAAATTGAACCCATTTCATTGTGgaaaaatgttattttatatgaactgttaaaaaaaaaagttatgaaaaaatgtgaCAAACTATTTCCATTAGATGAAGATATAAATTGTTCTATAAGGAGAAATAGTTTTTTTGACACTATTTATAAGGATAAATATCCTTTAGGAgatgttattttattattgtggTCTTTGAGtcttaaatatatatattcagcaaaattatttttatatacttgcattaaattaaacagtttattaaaaagctacaattttataaataattattttcagatgttaacaaatttttatttatcctTATTATCACTTATGTTAGAAGACCAagattatattaatttatattttaataaaaatgaagcTAATGCATTATCTCTTTTATATGACTATTTGAGCATACATATGGATAAGtttgttattttaaaagacataataaatatgaatacaagacataataatgatgttgaaatatcaaatatgcaagaaaatatattttatattataagcaattattttaaatcgtcaaaaaatgtaattgTATTGTtggaatataaaaatgtgataaatatatctatggatattttattatataggaatgaaaaatttcatcatattaatttgcctaaaaaacaaaatgatcataattgttcatatatatcttttttagGTAAAAACAGTTTTAAAGATACCATGTTAGGCCCATATTTtcctgaaaaaaaaatgaaccaaaaacatatatgcaccataaataattttacaaattttattgcaagaaaaaataaacaccATAATTTACAAAACGATTCACCTGCTTTATATTTAAcgaatagaaaaaatatacacacaACATATGCCCGTTTTTTTAGTACTATAGGGAAAAATGATATTGGAGAACAATTTTATCACCCAAATGAATGtattaatttgaaaaattgtGTTGCATTTTCATCAGAAATAGAAGGTACAGTAAAAGACCCCGAAAAAGCCACAACTAATATGTATCGATTtatcaataaaataaaaaatatatcttcaGAAGAATGCAGTGATCAactgaaaataatatgtaatgatttaatttttttatttagcaacaattttatatatattaagaaGTACGATGTaattagttttttttacaaattttcatcttttttcCCGATATTTTGCAAAATGAAAAACCAATTATACAACGCAAGCGAAGTAGTAAAATTGTTTTCTTtctttataaattttactacttttacattttttccatatttagaaaaaaatataaacaaaaacaaaGAAAGAAATTTAAATCTATTTATTGATGTATGTTGGACTTATTTTagatatatgaaatatttaatagttttatcaaaaaaaataaatctgAACATAAATATGTCTCCTGAATTGGAACAGATAAACACCATTATTTCAAATGAACTAGATAAAactcaaaatatattcaaccatactataaaaagaaaaataactGATGGGAGTATGATAGCAGAATTAtcttcaaaaaatatgtcCCTTCtaatatctatatttttacaccttaaaaattcaactgatataataaattatttacaaaaaaataacttttttaatataaaattttatataaaagatgTTATATGTATCTTAAGTGCTTTGCTTAAATCTGATTATGCATGGAAGGAtcttgaattttttttttgcaaaatgtttgtagaaaatattgcatattcagatataaaaaatttggtGGAATTCACATATTTGTGTGCTGAACTCAAATGCAATCATGACTTTATAAAGTCTGCTATTCGAAATagaataaatttaattattaatttgcCAGAAATTggagaaaataaaaaaagtgagGAAGGTATAGAAagtaaacaaaatataaaatgcaGTTGTGATGAAGTTGCTTACaaatttattgaaaattttacTCCTAACGAGTTAGCATTTTTTGCGAGAAATTGTTATAGAATGCACTGTTTTGACAGGGCCTTCTTTGATTTATTATGTGACACaacaatgaaaaaattaaattctCTAAATTTGACAAACGCATGTATAATTCTACCCTGCCTTTCACGTGTATATTGtattaaaaacatatgGAAAAAAGGTGATGAATATGCtggagaaaaaaaagaaatcaTTAATAAAGAGATAAACATAAAGATTGAAAACAATGattatttagaaaaaaatatatccagTTGCAGATACAAGATACCTGAGTCATTGAAAGtgttaataaaacatatagaaaatgaaattatcCAAAAAAACAAGAACATTAGCTTACACAATTTATGCTATTTTATGGAATCGATAACACTACTTAAAAtcgaaaataaaaaattgtataacttatgtataaatgaaacattaaaaaaaattcaaaattttgtatataatgaaaaagaaataaaaattataggaAAAATATTGTGGTGTTTATCTTATTACCATAAAAcagaatatttattttcacacaaaattattaattttcttttaaaatataaattatatcaaTATCCAATAcctgaaaattttatttcgttttttttgtactttataaaatcaagagtatataataaaaaaatattttataatattggAAGGTCCACTATCGTAAATATAAccattaataattattttacaaCATCCGAAGAAAAGAGATCAAACATTAAGTTAAACGTAATTACTGAATTGTATGCTACTATGGCCTGGGCTTATGCCTTTACTTATTTCCATAATGGCGATATAGAAATAGCCAATTTTGATGCAtacacaaatataaaaggaAATGTAGGAATATTTGCCTCAAAAGCGGAAAATAGTTGTAAACATTCcgataaaaattatgataacAAGGAAATAAGCAAATGCAAAGGTATCGTCAGTGCATCGAACCATGTACAGTTGCGCTATACTAAAAAGGATGAAATGTTTTTGAAAGAAATCtatgattatatttttaatgaaataaaaattttacaCAAATATAGAGAgctttcatttttattattagcAAGATATTTATGGGGAGTTTCTATTgtaaatttgataaatgatgatacaataaattttattaatatatataattggaatgagataaaaatatatgaacaaaatcCTATGTACCTTCATATGGTTTTTACCTTATGGTTACggttaaaatattattatgcaCACTTGAAACTTTCGAAGAACTTCCTTAACTTTATAGATAAAAttacacatatattaaaaaaaatatatataaaaaacggtttaaataaagataatttATCAACATTCCATGTGCAAATATCTAAAATTTTAGATAAGTTTAATGTTAAATATACAAACGAATATATAACTAAAGATCTGTTAATAatagatataataataatacttaAAGAAtgtaaagaaaaaatagctATTGAAATTGATGGTCCTTCGCATCATTTATTAGATTTGAGTGATCTCCATGAGAATACTtcaataaatgataataa gAAATACCTGCAATGTGGAACGACATATTTTAAGAACTTCttacttaaaaaaaacggaTGGGAAGTTATAAACATTCCATCTTATGAAtggaacaaaataaaaaaagaagatcGAGATTActatataattcaaaaattatcaaattGCAGTTCATCTCTCAAGCGATATTTTGTAAagaataatgaaatattatga